From candidate division WOR-3 bacterium:
CTTCGCATAAGATCGATCTGTTTTCTATCCAATGCCATTGTCAAATACCGCGCCTTGGAAAGTCCGATGCCGTGTTCAGCAGTGATTGTTCCACCGAGAGATAGGGCGATTTTGTACATTTCACGCCTTATTGTATCAATCTCGGCGCTGCTGATCTCCTTGGATTTA
This genomic window contains:
- a CDS encoding glycolate oxidase subunit GlcD, which encodes KSKEISSAEIDTIRREMYKIALSLGGTITAEHGIGLSKARYLTMALDRKQIDLMRRIKKIFDPKNILNPGKIFKESDKEEV